Part of the Pelodiscus sinensis isolate JC-2024 unplaced genomic scaffold, ASM4963464v1 ctg35, whole genome shotgun sequence genome is shown below.
ACCTCTAGGGAAGTATACCCCATCTGCTTTGAGAACAAAAATGGTACAGGACCTCACCTCGGGTGGTTAGGGAATCAGCAGTGCACCCACATTGTAAGTTTTAATAAGAAATTAAAGGTCTGGGATGTCTATCCCAGTGCAACCCACCAAAAACCCTTAAGGTGCAGGGGATATAATATCTCCCACGTTGGCACACCACTATCTAGCAATGTCACCATTATTCCCCTAAACTTCAGCCAATACCTGGAGGGGAAAGCCTGGTACAATCAGTCATTATTCATAATTCCTAACACCGGTCAAATATACAACCCCACACTGGTAACCAGTAATACCCTACTCCCAAATCAGTGCCCTAGGACAGAGCTTTTTGCAGCGGACCAGGTCCTACAGGACTTGCTGCTTGCCTTGCATTGCACAGCTGCTAATGATAGTTACTGTGCTACCCACCATACCCCAAAGAAAGGACCCACTGGAACAGGGTGGTATAAGGGACCCTACTCCCCCATTCTGAAGGAGGAGCcaggactctttttcatttgcagGCAGAAAGCGTACAAGTATCTGCCACTGAATTGGATGGGGCGCTGCTCAATGGGGCACGCTGCCCCTGGGGGACTCACTGTACACCCTCACATTATGGCTCCTGGTATTACTAATCTTGGGAGCTTCTTACACCGGTCACCACGAAGGTCTTCCACTAATCCCCTTATAATACGTCCCACAGGCTTCCACCAGTTCGTCTGTACGCTCCTGCCCTGGCTTGGAGTAGCTGAGCTAGAGAAGGCAATAGTAAATGTATCTGGGCAAATAGAACAGGCACTCAACCACACTGCAGATGCTCTGGGCTTGCTTAACGAGCAAATTCAATCAGTAGCCCGTTTTGCCCTGCAGAACAGAATAGCCTTGGACGCAGTTTTGGCCCAACAGGGGGGAGTATGTGCGGTAATCAACCAATCTTGCTGCTTCTATGTAAATAAATCAGGACAAATTGAACAAGATGTACTTGCTATAAAGGGCGCTGTTAAGGTACTACATGCTGTAACTGAGGATGgaaaagcctcatggctagattggctagcccaacacctaggattTTCATtaactccattccttcactctattgtaaatactatattaaccgttttacttgttgtaattgcttgctgcatgcttctatgtattgttaagCATTtggtgtacactgctacctcctctgtaCAGGTCCAgtatatggcgttgggaagcgatcctaatcaatcccttgatccaaaattatctgatcagaccctgccgatagggcgattttagcttcctccaagaagggcaaaaggtgctggcatcaccgccatcttgcgttctgagacatagtgaggcgtgtcaagggggtggaatgtagccagacacaaaccccatcttgtttttccacgaaccccatcttgtttttctcctcccccagagagcaagagaaaggcagtcagcctttaatgccctgggaacgcaggtgtggtgcctgtccctgactctaccataaacagaaaccagacagtaaatgggctagctgacgactgggaggcctcccgtcgccgtgatggctagtatcagtaattgacacgcctgcactgtctcgggagaggaatcttcgcccatcacataccagaggtgcccattgtctgcatcttcccaggtgtgaattatgctttgcacccttcgtgggaaacttggcattcaaagccatttttcctaattggccacttgagaccaggaagaagcccatgtgacccaaggggtataaagagggttgagttgcctgcccaatttgagctccaatcacctacacctgctggcaggtattgattgtctcccgaggtccgtgggacgcccaacctcgccctacttcttcccgagggattgagagaaagacgctggccacgccaagtctggaacgcaggggtgagaattgtacctgcaatgtgttttctttatgtgtacactctaattgtctctctgttgtaagttagttactttattatagttttcttaaagtcaaactgcttcatttctattgtaaatcacctttggtaaggtgatttagctataaactttgggaacaagtagggtgccctcattcacttataaaatatatatatatatacactgaaccaagtttctttatttcttttctctttctttctcctataaataagccagtgagtgtcaagcttctgacttgaacccgtgctgctgtacccgaaccgaacacaaacaaaagaacttcagccggtcataaagggacagttataggaagagcttgagcgtttggatctgtgtcactcccaggtgacagggttcactggggcacttctcagcctttcctgggctgcccgctgcgaaggaattatgaattctagcagctaaaatctgaagtgtaataagctcttcctgtacacactggggcgtctgttagcctgtttggctaccctctgcgacgggacctcggtcctagcagtaaagtcacggacgttaaactattttttttggggcgccctccagcctcctaggctgcctgctgcaacGAGACTTtatgtctcagcagttgaagacttgggtgtaacacacacgcacacactgccctgaccgtcggctgacaggggtGTGAGGGTCAGTGAGAGCCTGGAATTGATCCTGCCACCACTGCACAGCCCAGACCTCCCTCTGGGGGCTCAGGCTGATCCATCCCTTCCTGCTCGCAGACTCTCTGGACACCCCCACAGCCCATTggccatcccccacctccacctcccagtaatgaCTCCCCAAGGTGAAGCCCTCTCGGCCCACAGGACCAAGTGTCAAATCTTGCCGGGGTGTTAGCCACTGGCTGCCATGTGTCTACccatctcacacgtttcccatcctCAAACGGGACGAGCCGGGGATGCGCCAtatctggatccagagtcacgttggctggggggggggggggagaatcagagcATGAGGAGCAGAGCTCAGCCTTGGGGGGGGTCGATGGCatcagggacagaatctgccccagctgggcagtgactcagggactctcctgcctccaggggtgcccggctctgagtggggagcagccctgaggtctcGGCTTTCGCTCCTGAGGTTCATCCCACCGGCCAGTGACAGAGCGAAGAGATTTACTGCCCCGGATCTGAGACTGTCTTCCCCTCAGGCACCATCTGTCCCTGGGTGGGGATTAGTggccaggggcagactggcaatcaaaataggcccaggaaataggcccgggagaggagaagagagggtggaggttgggggcgggggcacacaggtggggggggaaagccaggcaagggggggttcacaggcaggggcgttgcaggggagagaacacaggcggGGGTGGCTggccgcgggagggggggccACGGGCAGGGAAGCACACGGGAGGGGTTGTGGCCGGCTGGAGGGGGCACACGGGCCAgggtgtagtaaaaactaagtgtgcttcttcccctccattgcttaagctcgaaacggcacgtatcatttagctgattgcgcacgtcttagaagctgctaaactttctgccagggaactgagtaaacttgcagtgaccaatcacgttgcgacatgctgaccagaaggaatgtgaaatctataaaagtttcagctcaggcgatGCTCAAGTTCGACCTTGCTTTGAGCACAGAGCTCCTCGGCCgaacttgtttgcaaacaataaaatagagttggacccagcctgaaagtgtgactctcttcttgaagCAAATTGAACTAGCCcccaggggacgaaactagcaatttatgcaacaggtGTCCCCTTTGGGCCCCGCTCCCAGGTAGAGTCGGCAGCCACAAGAGCTGGGTCAGTGTCTGGGGgttcccctgctgctgggccccaggTAGGTCTGGGCCTGGGGGCTCGGGCTGGGAAGTGGTGACCGGGCCATGGAAGATCCCAGCTACAGCAGGATTGGCTCCAGGGGGTGAGGGAAGTGGCATGTCCAGGCACCCACAGGTCCAGGTGTATTGGCTGCAGCTGGGTTCGGGCTGGGAGCCCCCGAGCCCGTCCTCTCTCCTCTCGCTCTGCCCAgctaggggagggaggagacgctCCCCTGGGAGCCAGAGTCCAGCCAGCCACCGACAGTCACTAGCTGAGCACCCGCTACAGCCCTCGCTCTGCTGGCCGGGCTATGGAAGGGCCTGCGGGGGCTGCCACTGAGCAGACAGCTCAGGTTTAAGCCTCAAGCCCCAGCACAAACCCTGCAGCCGGGCACCTTCACTTACCTCCGCAGAAgctcaaaggggagggggggagccctgttaactctggctggggaaaggagacaggaggCCCCATCTCTCCCATCCTGGCTCTTTGCTTCTGTCACGGGCTGTGGGGGAGTCAccggcctgcacccccatccgcagccagacacGACTCTCACTGGCAAGTCAAACTGAAGGTTTATCGGTTCACAGGACACAGCGCAGCGCAGGATCTTTGTTAACACAGGGACCAGGAGCAGGCAGCAACATTCCTCTCTGGGAAAAGGGCtctgggcccggctccccccttcctgctcaaTCCCCCTCCCTCATCCTAACCCAActaagactgacccttccccccagacCCTCGTCACCATCCTGGAGTCAGCCCCGTCCGCCCCTTTGTTCCCCTTCCTGGTCGAAGGTCTTGTCTGCGGCCCCCTGGTCCTCAGGACACGAGACTCAGGACAGGAGAGACACATTCACCTCCACAATGAGTCATGtccagccttccccttcctcagccAAGCCgtgttgcagtgcccagggaaactgaggcacacacacagagttattacagaacagcacaggacagtagactCACATACAGCACCACCAggcaaacagagtgaacacagacCCCGCGACGTCGCAACTTCCCTGCAGGCATCACCGGTAGACATGGTAAGAATCCGCACTGAGAGCCCAAGGCTGGGAACCACgttccctggagggaggggggatctagaaagttctcaggggtgcaggGGGGTAAACAGGCCGACACTGTAACATCTTAGGATGGGCTAAATCATCCTGCatcgggaggagcagggacaggggcatCCAGAGGCCCCCAAACTGTGGCTGGATGCAGGAAAACCCACAAAAGTCTCTGCCTCACAGGATATTTTGCAAAGACAAGAAGAGGCAGCGAacagcctggcagaggaggggagacaggaactgaggctgggggggagaagggactgaacattgagaggggagggagagatgattTCTGGgttcctgctgtgtgtgtggggtgggggcagggctgaggtttccatgcccgtgatcaggacagcagagatttctccctGCCCGCTCCTCTTGGGAATGTCGGGGGAGATTTCGCTGGGGGTCGAGGTACCGGGAATTCCCCAGCCCCCCTAAGTGCGGCAGCTCCCCACGACCATGGCCCCCGACTCCACTTACTGTCCATGTtctcctgggggctgcagggagcgtctGACCCCCCGGCTCAGCTCCGGCTCAGGGTGGAAGGACTCCAGCCGGGTGCGGCTCCCCCACGGCCTGCGGCTGGACAGGACACGGCAGGGagcggtgaccccgtcgcccatcacagcctggccctgggagccAGGTCtgatgtgggagggtgcaggggaagCCTCTCACCAACCATGGAGAGAagccaggggggagggcaaaTTAGCCATGAGCCTTGTACACCCTGTACCACCGGGTCTGgcagggggggctctgtctgCGGGGCACAAACTTACAGATAGTCAGGGACatagggcagaggctggcagagaggggctgtttgtggggacagactggcctgccccccgagggagcggagtagaaaagcctctggagccgctcaggccgggccgactgcaggaggaggaggatgcgcagggagctccgggcccaggggcgccgagg
Proteins encoded:
- the LOC142824485 gene encoding endogenous retroviral envelope protein HEMO-like; the protein is MTPDRAVLFLLITAISAVPEHPLRNAIQTIASAADATNCWICTLLGSPTGLGVEFVPLNLNDWWNKSNVFKWGPAWFDDSSSSDYKLLNDSGKGTWGWHGQWQPTLWGQPLEYITGTSREVYPICFENKNGTGPHLGWLGNQQCTHIVSFNKKLKVWDVYPSATHQKPLRCRGYNISHVGTPLSSNVTIIPLNFSQYLEGKAWYNQSLFIIPNTGQIYNPTLVTSNTLLPNQCPRTELFAADQVLQDLLLALHCTAANDSYCATHHTPKKGPTGTGWYKGPYSPILKEEPGLFFICRQKAYKYLPLNWMGRCSMGHAAPGGLTVHPHIMAPGITNLGSFLHRSPRRSSTNPLIIRPTGFHQFVCTLLPWLGVAELEKAIVNVSGQIEQALNHTADALGLLNEQIQSVARFALQNRIALDAVLAQQGGVCAVINQSCCFYVNKSGQIEQDVLAIKGAVKVLHAVTEDGKASWLDWLAQHLGFSLTPFLHSIVNTILTVLLVVIACCMLLCIVKHLVYTATSSVQVQYMALGSDPNQSLDPKLSDQTLPIGRF